Within Candidatus Zixiibacteriota bacterium, the genomic segment GATAAGGGCCGCCTTGCTCTCACCGACAAGGGCGGTCGGCGGTTCAATTCACGTCGGGGGCGGCTTATTCCATTCTCAAGACTGGAAATCACCTACTACGATTCCCAGAAAGAATCCGCAGGATACATTTCCGACGTATCATTGGTGGAGTCGTTTTCCCTGGAAGGGGAGGGTGCCCTGGGACGGCTGGCTTATGCATCGGCGGCCTGTGAACTGGTGTTTCATCTACTTCCTGATGGCCAGGTGCAGACCGATCTGTATCGGTACTTTATTACCCTGTTGAGCTTGCTGGACAAGGTTGAACGACAGTCATTACCGGCTGTCTTTCTGACTTTCTTCATCCATCTCCTATCCTATCTGGGCTACCACCCCTCGTTGTCGAGTTGTCCGGGTTGTGGTCGGGATGCTGGGGAATTGACTGTTGACGGTAGTGTCTTTTTCTGTCCTGAACGGGGCGGGGGGATATGCAGCGCTTGCCAAAGGACCGGAGAACAGTATATTCCAATCCCAGAGCCTGGCTACAAACTGCTGGTGCAGTTGCAGCGGGCTCCATTAACACAGGCGGTTAGCCTGTCGATGGGATACGGAGAAACCACGTTGCTTTTGGAGGCGTTGATCAAGTTCGTCGGCTATCAGACCGACCTCAAGGCAAAACTTAAATCGTTGGAGTTTCTTGAGAAACTGAAAGACAGCAACAACACATCGTAAGAGAAAGACATAGCTGGTTATGGGCAACAAGAAGAAAAAAGACGACCTGATGGAGAAACTGGTCTCGCTTTGTAAGCGGCGGGGTTACATTTTCCCTTCATCGGAAATCTATGGCGGACTCACTTCCTGCTGGGATTATGGTCCTCTGGGAGCCGAACTGAAGCGCAATCTCAAGAATTTCTGGTGGAATTCCATGACCAACCGGCGGGACGATATCGAGGGGCTTGATGCCGCTATTTTGATGCACCCGCAGGTATGGCATACGTCCGGTCATGTCGCCGAATTTAATGATCCTATGGTTGACTGCAAAAAATGCAAAGCGCGCTTCAGGGCCGACAAACTCGAAGAAAGCGTTTGCCCCATGAAGCCGTCCAAATCTCCCCTGGAGTGTGGCGCGGAATTGACCGAGGTCAAGCAGTTCAACCTCATGTTCAAGACCTTCATGGGACCGGTGGAAGACAGCGCCAGCACTATCTACATGAGACCGGAGACTGCCCAGGGTATCTATGTCAATTTCCTGAATGTAAAGAACTCATCGCGGCAGAAAATACCGTTTGGTATCGCCCAGATTGGCAAAGCTTTCCGCAACGAGATCACCCCCGGCAATTTCATCTTCCGTACCCGTGAGTTTGAGCAGATGGAGATGCAGTATTTCGTCTATCCTGACGAGGACGAAAAGTGGTTTGAATACTGGCGCCAGCAGCGTTGGGCATTCTATCTCGAATTGGGCATCAACGAAGAAAAACTGCGCTGGCACGAACACGGCGAGAATGAACTAGCCCACTACGCCAAGGCAGCCTACGATGTTGAGTATCTTTTCCCCTTCGGTTGGCAGGAATTGGAAGGTGTTCATAATCGAACCGATTTTGATCTTACCCGCCATTCTGAAGCGACCGGCAAGGATATGCGTTACCGTGATGACCAACGGAACGAAAAATTCCTGCCGTACATCATTGAAACCTCGGCCGGATGTGACCGCACTCTATTGACCTTGCTCGTCGATGCTTATGACGAGGTTGAGATCAAGGGTGAGAAACGAGTTTTCCTGCGTCTATCACCGAGGGTTGCGCCGATCAAAGCGGCTGTGTTCCCGCTCGTTAAAAAAGACGGGATGCCGGAGTATGCTCAGAATGTGTACCAGGAACTCAAAAAACATTTCAAAGTTTTCTACGACGTCGCTGGCGCTATTGGTCGGCGGTATGCCCGGATGGACGAGGCTGGGTGTCCGTTCTGTGTGACGGTTGACGGCACGACGCTTGAGGATGATACGATGACGGTCCGTGACCGTGACAGCATGGAACAAAAGCGGATGAAAGTCGACGAGTTGGTGGCGTTCCTGAAGGAGAAGACAGCGATATAGGGAATTGTTCAGAAATACTCAACTCAGGTCATCCGACCTGGCAATGCCAGTGAGCAGAGTCGAAGGATGACATGTGTCGATAAGCAACTTCAGTATTTACCCCTACAGCTCCCAGGCGTATTGTTCTAGCACGCGGGCCATGTCGTCCTTGTCAGGAAACATACGAGCTTGTCCCTGACGTGGTTCTGAACGCAGGTCTTTGATAGTGCGCCCATTGACAATCAGGGTTAGTGATTTTACCGGCTTGACCGACTCAACAACCTTCGCCAGTATCCCTCGTTCGCGGATGTATTCTACAACAAAGTCACGTGCTTCGGTCTGGCGAGGATCATGCTTGGAATAAACTAATCCAACTTCCACAATTCCCTCCTAATACTTACTACTTATACAACGTTGCTGGTCATATAAAAGTTTTAATTTTCTTGCCCGGCAAGAATTCTGTTTTGCCGTGAAGCAGTCGAATGGAAAGTTCGCCATGCGAGGATTATTATGTCCGCACGAGAGAAGAGACGGAGTATTTGCTCAGACAGATGGAGTATGTGTGATTTAGGGGGTTGGGTTAGCCTCGCGCATCTGTTGTGCTGCGCGATCCCAAATATTGCGCGCATAAGCAGCACGATAAGGGTTGACTTCGACCGCCTTCGCAAAGAACCCCTGGGCGGTGTTCATCATCGCTTGATCTTTAGTCAGGTAGGCCAGTCTCTGTAACATCTGACCACACTGTAGCTGGACGAAGAAATTGGTCGGGAATCTCTGTCCGAGAGAGATCAGGACGCTGTGTCCATGTTGAAGTTGACCCGTCTGGAGTAGCAGCGATGCAAGTAGCAGTCCAGTCGAGTTTGATTCGGGGTGGAGTCGGTATGTCTGAGTAGCCAGAGCCATGGCACTGTCGAACTGCTGTGCTCTTACGTATGCGACGGCCCGCTCGTATGGACTGGGCTGGTATGCAAGTGCGTCCTGATTTTCAAACAGGTCGTTGATCCTGAACAATCCCACTTCGACATCCCGTATCCAGTAAGTAGTTTCCCTCTGAAGTCCTTGAAGTGCCGGGTAGTTTTTCACGGCTTCGGCGTAGTTAGACATATCAACCGCCAGATGCGTGATCGGATTATCGTCGAATAGTCGCTCGTCCACATTGGCTACACGGAAGAGGTGGATAAAAGAATGCAGATCGGTGTCAACTGTCAGCGTGGGGCCGTATGGCCCGGAGATGATGGCGTTAGGACCGACAATGGTAGCCAGATCGGCGTTGGCTTCAGAGATATTGTAATTTGTCTCAAGGAAATATGAGCGGTGAATGTGTATTCCATTGGCCACGACCGAGGTCGCCATTACTGTGGCAAGGGCTATCATCCAGGCTCGTTTGGAGATCCGATGACTGAGACCGGTGGTCAGCAGACGTCTGGCTAAAAACGCCAGTCCAATCGCGACGGGCAAGGTGGTCCAGGTGATCATGCTGATCGGCCTGGGGAACGTATCAAAAAACAGGCCGTTGCCCGTTAGATGTGCCAAGAATAGCCAGAAAGCACCTACCAGGAGAACAAGTTGCCAGCGTGCCACATTTGCTGTCCCTTCGACTCGCGCATTTCGCACGCAATCAAACATTGTGAAGCACAATACGATCATGGCCGGAATCACCAACACGGCATATCGAATCGGTGAGTAGTTAAGGGGTGATAAACCAATTACCGCCAGAGCGGTCCAGGAAATAGCCAACCACGTAACCGGTGTTAGTTTTGTTCTCTGGAGTCGGAATTGAACCGGGAGCACCATGCCGACCACCAGGAACAACAGCAAATCGGGCGTAAGGAAGAAGAGGTGGTTGCTGAATCCATACGTGACAAGCCTTTCCACGAATGCCCAGGGAGATTTCAAGCCATCGGGAAATCCGCGCAAGCCGTAAGTCTGTTCGCCAAAATAAGCACTGATTGCGGAGAATTCGGGACCATAAAGAGCTGTCAGCAGCAGTAGCGTAGCAGTGGCAAAACCTGCGGTTGTGGCAAGTATCAGTTTCCAACGATATGTCCCGCCGCTGAAGAAAATAGTCAGCATCAGGGCCGGGAGCATCATCGCTCCAAAAAGCTTGCCGGTTAGCATGGCGGCGGCAACTAATCCACCGGCTATCGCTGTCCCAACCATGTGCTTTCCCCACCAGGAGTATACCCAGAAGGCGGCCGCCAGCATGAACAGCATACCGTTCTCAAGGTATGATAACCGACCGTGCGTCAGCATGGTAACGTTCAGAACGTAGCAAAAAGCAATCGCGGCCGTGACCCAGGGTCGATGATGACGAGCTACGCCCAGCATCAGAAGTACAAGAGCACCCAGCGAAAGAAGCACTCCGACAATAGATGCGGTTGTTATCGATACACCGAACAGAGCGAACGTGCCCCAGGCAACCAGAGAGGTCAACGAATGCTGGTAGACCGCCCAGCGTGGATAGTCGAAAGGATCAAAATCACCAAACAGCACCTGGTTACGGGCATGAAAAGTATACTGGGCCGGATCGGTAGACAGAGACTGCCCAATCCCGGAATAGTACATAGGAGGATCGGCTGACAGGTTACTTTGCCAGGCTACGAATCCAGCCACCACGATAACCGCCGCCACAACGAAGAACAGCCACGCTCGGCGACTAT encodes:
- the recO gene encoding DNA repair protein RecO; protein product: MALKTTEAVVLKAFNWSESSRTVVLFTRDKGRLALTDKGGRRFNSRRGRLIPFSRLEITYYDSQKESAGYISDVSLVESFSLEGEGALGRLAYASAACELVFHLLPDGQVQTDLYRYFITLLSLLDKVERQSLPAVFLTFFIHLLSYLGYHPSLSSCPGCGRDAGELTVDGSVFFCPERGGGICSACQRTGEQYIPIPEPGYKLLVQLQRAPLTQAVSLSMGYGETTLLLEALIKFVGYQTDLKAKLKSLEFLEKLKDSNNTS
- a CDS encoding glycine--tRNA ligase, with the translated sequence MGNKKKKDDLMEKLVSLCKRRGYIFPSSEIYGGLTSCWDYGPLGAELKRNLKNFWWNSMTNRRDDIEGLDAAILMHPQVWHTSGHVAEFNDPMVDCKKCKARFRADKLEESVCPMKPSKSPLECGAELTEVKQFNLMFKTFMGPVEDSASTIYMRPETAQGIYVNFLNVKNSSRQKIPFGIAQIGKAFRNEITPGNFIFRTREFEQMEMQYFVYPDEDEKWFEYWRQQRWAFYLELGINEEKLRWHEHGENELAHYAKAAYDVEYLFPFGWQELEGVHNRTDFDLTRHSEATGKDMRYRDDQRNEKFLPYIIETSAGCDRTLLTLLVDAYDEVEIKGEKRVFLRLSPRVAPIKAAVFPLVKKDGMPEYAQNVYQELKKHFKVFYDVAGAIGRRYARMDEAGCPFCVTVDGTTLEDDTMTVRDRDSMEQKRMKVDELVAFLKEKTAI